From the Paenibacillus sp. MMS20-IR301 genome, the window TTAGCCGTGATCTGTTGTACAAAGTACAATAGCACTCTCCGCTTCCTCGCACTCGGAAGCCCAAGATCACAGGTTCAACCTGTGATGCTGCTCCATCGGCGGATTAGACACTACCCTTGGCCGCACTTCATTCACCGCTTCCATGAGGCGGCCGCAGGTGGCGATCAGCTGATCAATTTCCTCCCGGCCCACCTTCTCAATAATCTCAGCCAGCACATCCGAGTATAGCTCCATCCGGCTGCCGAACGCTGCTTTGCCGCTGTCCGTAAGGCAGATATAGATGACTCTCCGGTCTGTTTCGGACATTACACGTTCAATAAACCCTTTGTCTTCCAATGTGCCGACCATCTGTGAGGCAGTGGGCCTGCTGACCTGCATCAGCTCGCTTAATTTGGAGACCATCAGTCCGGGGTACGGTCCTTCCTCCCCTTGCCCTCCCGCTTCCTGCTGCTTCATCGCCGTATGAATAACAAACATCGTAACAAACTCCCCGTGCGGCATAATGTCGCTGCTCTGCGAACGGGGAGTAAGGCGTTTAAGATTTTCCAGCGTAATCAGCAGCTTGTTCTCCTGGCAGTCATGCATACTCATAAGGCACCTCCGGCTGAAATTAAACAGCAGCTATCAAAAAAGTAGTTTGAACGCTCAGAAATCATTTTCCCGGCTGTTCAGGCTGTCGAAATACCCGTACACCTCGTTCAGCAGCTCCCGCAAGGCTTCGCTCCGTTCTTTACCGAGATGATCAATCATCCCCTGGAAGGTCTCGCGTGCTTTGGCTACGGCCATGCCGGCAAGCTCAGACCCCTTATCGGTTAAGGTAATATCACTGATTCTGCGGTCCTGGCTATCCGGTGTACGAACAGCATACCCCTGGGCAATCAGGCTGTTAACCATCTGTGTTACTGTCGGTGAGGTCACCTTAAGCTGCTTACTGAGATCGGAGACCGTCCGCCCTTTGCCGCCATCCTTCTTCATTCCCTTTTGAATCGAGACCAGCACACGGATTTCACTCGGCTTGAGACCCCAAAGCGTCGTCTTGCGCCAGCTCATCCGGGCAAACTGCTGAAAAGCCTCCATTAATTCATCTATATGTTTATCGTTATCTACATTCATAGGTGCACCTCATACGCTTATTTTGAATATAAGGATTTAGATGCCCCGCATCCCGCATCCCGCATCATCAATCATCCTTTTATCCCTGCTGTATCCGTTACTGCTGTTCATGTCAAGCCAGCAGAGCTGCCTCTGCCTGGGATAAGTATAGCCTATACGGACTGGAGAAGAAACGGCGGCCCCTTTTCAGCCCTCCTCCTGAAACGCCGCATTGAATTTCTTCAGCAGCCCTCCGAAGGTTGCCCGCTCCTCATCTGACCAGTGCACCAGCAGATTGCCGATGATTTCGTGCCGGACCTGCCTGTTACTCTCCAGTATCTCCCCGCCCGTCTCCGTAATCTGCAGCGAATAGGCCCGTCCGTCCACGGGGTCCGGCACACGGGTGATGTAGCCTTTATGCTCCAGTGCGGCCGCCTGCCGGCTGACCGTGGAGATATCGAGCTGGAATTCATCGGCTAAGGCCTTTACACCGGCAGTGCCGTTATGAAAAGCAATCTGATGCAGCAAAAGATAAGCCGCACGGTCCAGATTGCCGATTTTCTTGTACGTAGTAAGCGATGTCAGACGGCGGACAAGAACCGCCATTTCCAGCTCTATCGTTTCAATCGAACGTTTCTCCATAGGGTTCCCATCCTCTTCTCTTTCTTTGATTGACACAAATCGCTTCACTTGTATAATACAAGTATATACTTTCATTATGCAACTTATTATACGGTTTATTTTTGCTAGAGTTATTTTTTTCAGGGGGAGCTTACTATGAAAGCCCATGAATTTATGATCCGTCAGGTCTATAAGGTCAAGCAGGATGATACTGTCCGGACTTTTATCGAGAAATGCATTGCCCACCGGATCAGCGGCATGCCGGTTGTCAATGACCGTAACGAGATTGTCGCCTATTTAAGTGACGGGGACATTATGCGCTATATCGGCAGGCATGAGGACCTGATTGTCGATTCTTTTTTCCAGATTAATGTGTTCGTCGGTGATAATGATGAATTCGAGGAGCGGACGCGCAGGCTGCTGGGTCTGAATGTCATGGCCATCGCCAAGAAGAAGGTGGTAACCGTGCACTATGAGGAGGAGATTGAAGTGATCGCCACGATTCTCGGCAAAAAGCAGATCAAAAAAGTCCCCGTGGAACGGAACCGTGTGCTGGTCGGCATCATCAGCCGCGGCGATGTCATCCGCCACTCCTTCAAAGCGCTGCTCTAGCCTGCTCCGGGAAGCGGCTGTCCTGCCGTTCTCCCGGGCTTATTCTCTCAGATATGCAGTTGCGGCCCCCTGCTTTTTGTGTCATTGTAAAAGCAAGGTCAGTATATTCATAAGGAGAGAACCGTCTTTGCAGCTTATCCAAGAGATTATAGCAAATCCCAGAGCCAAGGAAATCTATTTCACCGTAAGAAAATACGGCACCGTCTCCAAACAAACCCTGCTGGATGAAAGCGGGCTGACGATAAGCACCTTAACCCGTATCCTGGACGAGCTGCTGTCCGCCGGACTGCTGCTCGAAGTCGGCTTCGGTGAATCTACCGGAGGACGCCGCCCCACCCTCTATGAAACGAACCCGGCCTACGCCTATCTGCTGGGGCTGGAAATATCCCGTACCCGCGCAAGGCTTGTCCTGACGGACTTTCATCTGCGCCTGCTGGATGAATATACATGGAATATGGACGCTGCGCTTACCCCGGAGCGGCTGATTGAATCCCTCCACCAGCAGGTGCTGCGCATGCTGGAGTCAGCCTCCACCGGGCTGGACCGCGTGGCCGGGCTTGGCATCGGCGCAGTCGGGCCGCTCGACCGCAAGGCCGGCGTCATCCTGAACCCGGCCCGCTTCCCTGCACCGGGCTGGTCGCAGGTGCAGATCAAGGCACAGCTGGAGCAGCGGCTCAGCGTGCCGGTATATCTGGATAATGGTGCAAATACTGCGCTGCTCGGCGAGTACTGGGCCGGCAGCAGCCGTATGCAGCATCATCTGCTCTACCTTCATGCCGGCATCGGCCTGCGTTCAGCCATCATGAACGACGGCCGGCTGCTCTATGGCATGATTGATACGGAGGGAGCCGCCGGGCAGATGATTATCGAAGGCTCCGGCCTTCCACCGCAGCTTCCCGGCGGCAACGCAGGGGCGTGGGAGAGCTACGTCTCGGTCCACACGCTGGAGCGGCAGGCCCGTGAAGCATGGGAGCAAGGCAGCAGCACCATGCTCCGTGACCTGGCGGAAAGCGCCGCCGAGCTGGAATTCCCGCATCTGGTTGAGGCGCTGCAGGCCCGCGATCCTGTAGCCGTCCGGCTGTTCAGCGAAATGGCCGTCTACTGCGGAATCGGGCTGGCGAATCTGATCAATATCCTTCATCCCGAGGAAGTCATCCTCGGCGGCCCGCTGTTCCTCGCGGCAGATGACTTCTATCAGGAGGCGACGAGAATTGCTCTTGAGCGTACCTACTACCGCGGGCAATATGACGTCCGCTTCACCCGCAGCAGCCTGGGTGAGCGCTCGGTCGCAGCCGGAGCCTGCGCTATGGTGCTGCTTCAGCTGACGAGCTGACGGATTGACAGGTTGTGTGATGCTGGGATGCCGGGCTCACGGACGGACAGTGCCGGCCTGCTAAGCCCACGAACTGAAGGAACCGACCTACGGATAACTGTATTCTGTACAATTAAAGAAATAGTTGGGCCGGATATTAATGGTTTAGTTGTACTTCGTACAATTAAAAGTAGCCGCCAGCCCTTTTTTCTTATTATTAGCGCAATTTAAGTGTACGGTATACAATTAAAACTGATTCCAATGGAAAACCATCCCATTTAGTTGTACGAAGTACAGTTAAATGTATCACCGCACAACTAAGCACATCTCCTGTCTTCCGGAGATGTGCTTAGTTGTTTATGAGGACAGGCCGAACCGGACAAAGGCATGCCTGTCCTGATATACCCGGGTATCCGGCGGCAGGTCCTTGTCGGTCCAGCCAGGCTTATCTTTGAAGCTGTCCGGGCGATCCTATAGACCTCACCCTTGATATGGTGATGAGGGCCCAGCAGGCTGCGGCAGCAGCCAGCCAGCCCAATCAAGATGCTGTTTCCCCGGCATGCATCAGCCCGGCCCCGGAGATGTCAGCTGTATACGGCTACCACAGAAAGGTGCGGACTTCTGTCCCGTTGATGAACAGCCGGGTTACAATAGCATCCGGGCGTGCCGGGAAGGACCAGTACTATTCTATTTGAACTGGAACCAGGTTAAATTGGCAACTGTGGTTGAATCTGACTTAACGAAAGTAACATATACCGTATGGGTTCCTACCGCTGTCCCGGCATTAAGCGGGATATTCTTGACGGACCATGTCTGCCATCCGCCTGTGCTTTCTGCCGTCCAATAACCCAGCATAGTGCCTGTAGGACTGTCCAGGTGGAATTCTATCCTCCCGCCGGAATTAGCGGATGCAACCTTCAAATCAAGACTTGTTTTAGCTGTACTGCCAAAGTCTACATTTTTAAATGCGATATAGTCGCCATTACTCCCGCCGCCAACATCCAGCCCGCCGTCAGTGCTTGCCTCATAGGATATAACACCTGAACTAAGGTTATAGCCTTCCGCTTCAAATTTCAATGTGTTGAATTTTGGCTCCGCAGCATAGCTGTTCGTATCTGTTATTTTCAAATCTGTCAAATTATTCACCGCAACTCCGCCGACGCGGACATTGTTTAATGTAACTCCGGAGACCGTAGAGGTGTCACTCCAGCCCTTCATTATGGAAACTTCACCTAAAGCGCGTAAATTGATATTATTATAGACCACATTTTTGATCGGGCCGGTTTTTGCAGAAAGATCAAACCATCTGGAGTGAACACCGGATCTTGGCCAGAAGCCTTCTACATCTATATTGTCAAATATGATGTTTTGTGCTGCCGGAGTTCCATACAGATGACCTACTGCTAAAGCACGCCAGCACCGGTATACATAAGAGTTTTTAACAACGATGCCATCCTGAAGCTGTTTCACTCCATCTCCAACCTTGAATGCCCCACATCTGCTCCAGGCCAAAGCATCATCCACCACTACATTTGACTGGCTTTCAGGACTTCCCGGCCAGTTTGCAGCTATATCCGTAGTGGCTACATCCCATGTCTTAAAGGAGTAGGTGTCATCCTCCGATACGGCTACAGTGTGCTTTATGAGCACATTCTGGCTCTCTTGAATGTCGATTGCATCATTTTCATAATCAAGTTCATTGTTGTTGAAGTGCTTTGTATTCTGGAAGGTTACGTTATTCGATCTTGTAACGATTGTAGCCCAGCCACCGCTGTCTCTTATGGTTATGCCGTCAACCGTGAAGTTGCTGCACTGCAAGGGTACAAGAATATTGTTCAAATAATTGTTTGTATTCCTCATATAATGGCCATTGCCGTCAATCGTTCCCCTGCCGTAGATCTTAATATTGTTTGCATTGGTTTCCGTATAAATAAACCAGGTTCCATCCTTACCCAGAGAATTCTTGTGAAAATGGGTCGTGTAATCGCTTGGATTTCCTGAGCCCCTTATAACAGAACCACCCTCCAGATAAACCGAAACATTGCTTTTGAGAACAAGGTTTCCGCTCTTGTAAACTCCGGCTGGAACGTATACGATACCGCCGCCTGCTGCGTTAGCCGCATTAATGGCGTTTTGTATGGCAGTTGTAGCCAGAGCGGCACCGGTGCTGTCGGCGCCGTACCCGGTTTTAACATTGTATATCCCTGAACCGGATGAAGCCGGAACATTGGTTTCAAGCGCATCTGCCGCAATAACCAGATCCTTCAGGTTATTGATTTTAACGATAAGATAGGTTGGGGATGAAAGTGTAAAGGTAAGTGTATTTCCGCTCTTGGTTGCATTGATTCCCAAAGCTTTGGGAGAAATATTATAGGTATTGATTGGCTCGCTTGCTGTTATTGTGATTGTAGTCGAACCTGAAAAAGAGAAATTACAATAATTATAGTTTACAAATACCTCCGACGTGTCGATTACCGGTATATTGGTAGAGTCTGCTGTTACCGTGTACTGACTGGTCGTGGTATAGACCGACGGTAATGGATAGCTTACAATGGTCCCCGCCGCTCTTGCTGTCAAAGGAACGACAGCTGACAGACTGGCGAGCATACACACAATTAAGCTTAATAATTTTAACTTTTTCAGCATAAATGAACACCTCTTTCCTATTTTCTGAAGTTACTCGGCATTTCCGCCCTCAGCCTGCTTCCAATCTTATCTATGCTCCGGCTCCAGACAGAGCCGGAGCAGATCGTCCACATGGGCCGTTGCCAGACATTCCACCGTATCCGCAGAGCCGTAATAGATCTTGACCTCGCCGTCATCCTCCAGAACCATCCCGCCCGGAAAAATCACATGATTGCGGAAGCCACCGTCAATCTCATAATCCGTCTCAGGTGCCATGAGCGGCTGCTTAGCCATGCCGATCACCTTGCGGGGGTCTTCCAGATCCAGCAGCATGATGCCGGCGGTATACCGTTTCTTCCAGGCAGGCTCCCAGCCGTTTTTGCCTCTCGCCGGGTCCACATCCACCGCATGGAAGGTGGTGAGCCAGCCTTTATCCGTTCTGACCGGAGGCGCGGCCGGGCCGACCTTGTCATTGGCAAACGGCACATGCTCGACCGCGAGCAGCAGGCTGGAGTTACCCCAGTACTTCAGATCCGGAGACTCGGAGATCCAGGCATCGAACCGGTCCTGCCCTCCGCGGCTGTATACCGTGAACGGGCGCTCCAGACGGACATAATTGCCGCCGATCTTCTCGGGGAACAGCACCATATTGCGCAGATCCGGCGTGGACAGGCTAAGCACCTCGAAATGCTCCAGATCATCGGTAACGGCAATGCCGCCGCGGATGCCATGCTTGGTATCGACGGCAAAACACATATAGCAGCGTCTGCCAATCACCGTCAGGCGCGGGTCATAGGCGCGGATAATCTCTTCGTCATGCATTTTGAATACCGGCTTTGGCCCTGCTGTCCAGCTCAGTCCGTCATCGCTGTAAGCAATGCCGAGATCCGTTGTATGATGCGGTTCAATCGTCTGATCCGCCAGCGAGCCGTAATCATTGCGGAAGATCATCACATATTTGCCGTTAAACTTCGTTACCCCGGCATTGAACACCAGTGCGGTAGGGTAAGGAACCTTCGAGGCATCCAGCACCGGATTTCCCGGATAACGCCGGATGAACGGGGCGGATTGCAGTATTGCGGGAACCTGTAGAGTCATGGGGTGTACCTCCTGAAAATTGAATATGAATAGGGATAAGTCCATAGAGATAAGGTAAGCCGGTGGTCTACCCCTTAAGGGAACCGGCCGTCATCTGCATGAAGGATTTGTTGGCAAACAGATAAGCGACGAGAATCGGCAGGATGGATAAGCAGGCACCCGCCATCATGTAATGGGTCTGGGAAGCCGCAGATATCCCGTATTTCAGATTCGCCAGGCCGACAGTCAGCGTCTGCAGCTCCGGCTTCGTCATCGTGAACACGAGTGGCAGCAGATATTCATTCCACGCGCCGCGGAAGGTGAACAGGGCACCTACGCCAAGTCCCGGTCCAAGCAGCGGCAGAATAATCCGCCAGAAGGTCCGGCCAAGGGAGCTGCCGTCAATCAGCGCCGCCTCATCCAGCTCACGGGGAATCCCCTTCATGAAGCTGAACAGAATGAAGAAGATCGAAGCATGTGCGGAGATCAGAATCAATATGACGCCCCAGAGGCTGCTGTGCAGATGAAGCTTGACCATCAGATCGAATTGCGGACGCAGCACGACCGCCCCCACAGCGACGAACATCGTGAAGGACTGCAGGCCGATATATATTTTTTTGCCGATAAAATCCATACGGTCCACCACATAAGCCGCCATCGAGGAAACCAGCAGCGTACCCACGACCGCCGTCAGGGATACAATCAGGCTGTTCATTGTGTACCGGGAGAAATTCGCCTGTGCCCAGGCTTCAGCATAGTTCGAGAATTGCCAGCTGTCCGGCAGAAAGGTCGCGCCCGCAGTCAGCTCGGCATTCGTCTTGAAGGAGCCCAGGATGGTGATGACAACCGGGATCAATGTGATAAAAGCAAAAGCCAGCAAAAATATCCATAAAATTGTATTGCCCAGTATGGTTCTTATTCTCATCTCGCGTCTCTCCTCAATCGGTCTGATTCATCCGTCTGGATGCGTAGAAATAAATGAGTGATATGATCCCTACGATGACCGCGGACACGAAGGCGACTGCACTGCCGTATCCGAACTCCTGTACCTGAACCGCAGCACTGCCCCCGCCGACAGGGAAGAATAATTTGTACAAATACAGGAACATCACCTCTGTCTTGCCTACCGGGCCGCCTTCGGTCAGTACCATAATGCTCTCGTAGCCCTTCAGGGCTGTAATGATCGCCAGCATGATAACCATCTGCATGACCGGCCCGAGCATCGGCAGGGTGATATAGCGGAACTGCTGTATTCTGCCGGCCCCGTCCAGGGAAGAAGCCTCATACACATCCTCCGGGATATTCTGCAGCCCGGCGAGGAAGAGCAGCATGTAGTTCCCGACCGCCCCCCAGGCCGCAACCAGAATGACAGTGAGCATCGCATATTTCGGGCCCAGCCAGTCAATGCCAGAAGCCGAGAGACCCGTTTTGATCAGGAACTGATTGAGAATCCCGTTGTACGAGTTGAAAATAGTGAAGAACACTACGGCCATAACGGCTGTACTGATGACGGTCGGCATGAAAAAAATCCCCCGCAGCAGCTGCCTGCCCTTCAGCCCGCGGTTCAAAATTGCTGCCAGCAGCAATGCCAGCGGTATTGTTATCAGCAGTTTTCCGCCAGCATAGACAAACGTATTCACAACCGAGTCCCAGAACTGGGTATCCTTCAGGATGCGGCTGAAGTTGTCCAGACCGGTAAATCTTGCCGTGCCGTATCCTTTGTAGTCATAGAACATATAGCGGAACGCCCAGGCAATCGGGTAGATTCCGAGCACAATCGTCAGCAGGGCACTTGGAAAAATAAAGCTGTATGAAAATAAGGCATTTCTCGTTTTGTTCATTTGATCTCTTCCGGCTCCTTTCCTGTACGGCCAGTGCAGAGGGATGGAGAAAAGCTGCTCCCCCATCCCTGCTATTCTGACCTGTATCTCTATCTTTTCAGCATTGGTTACTTTACTTGGCGAACTTGCCGCCCAGGCCGGCCGGGTCAAAGCCTGCATCCGGCTCTGCCTTCACACCGTCATTGGCAATTACACTGTCCAGTGCGGCGTTATAGCGTTTGTTCAGATCAGATATCACTGCCTTCAGATCTCCGCCGTTCAGCATATATTTAAAGAAGGCATCATCTGATTTCATGCCTTCCGGGGCAACGGCCGGATAGACTGGCCATACACCGTCATATTTGTTCGGCAGGAAGCCTTCAATGCCGTTTACATCCGGTGTTGCGGCGACTGCGCTGACCGCTGGAACCATGGAGATGCCGAAGCCTTTCTCCTGATAATCCGTCAGCACCTGATCCCCGTACATGAACTCCATGAACTTCCAGGCTGCTTCCTTATGCTCCGATTTCGAACTCAGGGCCAGCCATTGGCCCCCGAGGAAACCGGAAGCTCCCTTCACTGTACCGTCGATAGTAGGCACCGGGGCAGCCGCCCAGTCAATCTTGGCCGGGAACTGGTTCTTATAGACACCCGGCTCAGAGGAGTAGGACATATACATTCCGATCTTGCCTTCCGCGAACTGTGCCCGCAGCGGATCAATGTCCAGCGATTCTACGCCGGGCAGCATACTGCCGTCGTCCTTGATTTGCTTGAACGCATTGATAACCGGCTCGAAGCCGCTGAAGTCGTAACGGGCGGTTTTGAAGTCATACCCGAAGCCGCCGTACCCGCTCATTTCCGCAATGACCCGTGCCGAACGTGCGAAGGCGCTGGCGGGATTCTTGAAATTCAGTGCGAAGCCGTAAGCCCCGTCCGCCTTGCCGGCTTCCGTCAATTTCTTGGCTGTATCCACCAGCTCCTGCAGCGTGGTTGGCGGATTCTCGACGCCCGCTTTGGCGAACAGATCCTTGTTATACACCAGGCGCATCGTTGTGCCAAAGTTCGGCAGGCTGTAACGCTTGCCGTCGAATTCGTTCAGATCCGGCATGGCCGGAAATTCCGCCTTCAGCTCATCGGTGAGGAATTCATCAATAGGCGCGAGAAAACCTTTTTTATAGAACGTCTGGATGGTGTTCTCCTTCACCCGGATCACATCCGGGGCATCCGAGGTCTGGAAGGACAGATCCAGTGCAGTATCGAAGTCATCGCCCTTGACGACCAGTTCCACCTCAATGCCGTCCTTATTGTTAGTGTTGAACTCGGCAACCTTCTCCTTTATAAAATCAGCGTCATGGCGGTCGCCCGTCCAGTAGCTGATTTTGGTTTTTTCCGCTGAACCGCTTGTCGCTGCATCCCCTTTGCCTTCTGCTGCATTGCCGCTGTTGCCGTTACTGTTACTGTTACCGCAGGCTGCCAGGCCAAGTGCCAGAACCAGGCTCATAGATGTCATTAGCGTACGCTTCATCATTGGTAGTGCCCCCTTGTTTATCGCTGCTGAATTAACTTACAACCTGATTATAGATTGGATAGCGCTTACACATAAGGCGGGTAAGCCCACATTGAGGGCAGGTTTCTGCTGGAGTTACGGATACTGCCGAAGCTGCCCTATGCAAAAGGGAGCAGATCTCCGCTGCGGCGGAATCCCCTCCCCTGTCCTTTATTATTCTTTTCCGAGATAATGCAGTTTGAACTCCGACGGGGTCATGCCCGTATATTTCTTGAATACCTCGCTGAAATAACGCCTGTGCTCATAGCCGAGATCCTGGGCAATCTCCTGTACCTGCAGGCCGCCGATCAGCATCGCCTTGGCCTTCTCCATCTTCTCGTGCATTACATATTGCTGAAAAGAAATTCCCTGCACCTTCTTAAACAGGTTGGAGAAATAACCCTGGCTGAGGTTGATCTGCTTCGCGACCTGCTCCAGCGACAGACCCGTATCCAGATGACTGCGGATATACGCAATGGCTTGATGGATAATCCGCGTGGATTCCAGGGAACGGGCTTCCTCCACCAGCGCGCAGGCCTCCCGGCACAGCTCAGCCAGCAGGCTCCGGATATCCTGCAGGGAAGGATGCACCCGGTTCTTCATGGCTTCAATTCTGTGTTCCAGCGGCCCCATCTGCTCATAAGGGAACTGCTCCAGCATGACCCGGCAGATCTTGGAGCTCAGCTCATAGCCGACACTTTCAACATAACGCGGCTCTGGCCACAGCCCGCTGTCCAGCAGCTCCGCGAACAGCTGGTCCAGCACCTGCAGGCTTTTGGCGGCATTGCCGGAACGCAGGGCGAACAGCAGCTCCTGCTCGGCGGCGGCAGAATAGCTGTACAGCGAGAGAGGCTTATTCTCAATAGCACTGTAATGATATACGCCGTTGCCTCCGGTATAGAAATGATACCCCAGCGCGCTCAGCGCCTGCCTGTATGCCGTAGCCAGCTCATGAATCGCTGATACGCCGGTCCCCACTCCAATAGATAGGGTGCTGCGGGAGAACCTGCTTACATTACTGCAGCAGGTCTCCGTAATCTGCGCAGCCATATCCGGGTCCGAACCGTTCATGATGCAGACATACCGGTCTGTTGCCTCCCGGATAATGACCCCGCGGGTCCAGGCGGAAATCGTCTCTTCCAGAATATTATGCAGGCTGAACCGCAGCAGCTCGACCTCCTGCACAGACTGGCCGCTCAGCTTCTCCGCGAAATCATCAATCTCAGCCACGAACACGAAGAAATGATGCTGCGTTAGCGGGATATCAAGATACTCCCACCGGGAACGGGCATCATCTTCTGTTGTCTGGTGATGCAGCAGGAAGGTTAGATATTCCTGGCGGAGGATGGGCAGACTTTCTCTGATTTTGGACTCCATTACCGCAAGTCTTGCGGTCTCCTGCCGTTCCTCCCGGCACAGCTCCTTCGCCTTCAGCACCACATTCACAATCTCCTCCAGCGAAAACGGCTTCTTCACGAAATCCAGCGCCCCGAGCCGGATGGCTTCCTGGGCATACGAGAATTCGGAATACGCGCTAAGGATAATAATCTTGCAGTCCGGCAGAACCTCCAGAATCGCCCGGGTCATCTGCAGCCCGTCCATTCTCGGCATCCGGATATCGGTCAGCACAATGTCGGGCCGGGTCCCGCGGATGATCCGCAGCCCCTCTTCACCGTCGAGCGCCGTACCGGCGACCTCTATACCATGCTCCTGCCACGCCGGCTTGCGCGAGATCATCTCCACCACACTTTTGATATCGTCGATGATACATAACTTGAACCTTCCCGGCTCCAGCCTCTGGTCCATCCTTCATCTCTCCTCCCCTAACGGAATCCACAGATCGGTCCGTGACCCCTTACCCGGCGCTCCGTCCACATCCATCCGGGCTTCCGCCCCGTAATACAGCGCCAGGCGATGCCGGATGTTGAACAGGGCGTAGCCCTTCTTGGACTGCGGAGCCCTGCTCATTCCCTGCTTGACTAATTCTGCATCGAGCCCCCGCCCGTTATCGGTAAGGGTAATATGGAGCATCCCCTGCTCCCGGCAGGCCGTAATGTCAATTCTTCCTCCTCCGGTCCGGTCGCTGAACCCGTGCTGGATGCTGTTCTCCACCACCGGCTGCAGAATAATCTTGGGAACCTGGCAGGACAGCAGCTCTTCGTCGTCAACCGTCACGGTGTATTCAAATAGTCCTTCATAGCATTTCTGCTGAATGGCGAAATATTGCCGTACATGGGACAGCTCATCCTCAAGGGTAATCAGATCCTTGCCGCCGCTGAGCCCGATCTGGAACATCTGCGATAACGACAGGATCATCTCATTCACATCGTCATTCTCGCCCATCACCGATTTGCAGTATACGGTATTCAGCGTATTGTACAGGAAGTGCGGCTCCATCTGCGCGGTGAGCGCCCGGATCTCTGCATGCCGCTTGTCCTCCTCCTTGGACTTCACATCCGCAATCAGCGCCTTAATCTCCGACATCATCCGGTTGAACTGAAAGCCGACCTGGGCGACCTCATCCTCATAACGGCTCTCGTACACGACACTGAGCTGGTTCTCTTCGACCCGGCGCATCAGCCGCCGGAGCTTAAAGAGCGGCTTCAGCAGCGCAGATGTCAGCTGATTGGAGATCAGCCAGGTGGTCAGCAGAAAGACACCGATTACATACAGGGTGATGCGCTGCACCCGCTGCAGCTTGCCCAGCAGCTGGTCCCGGGACTGCATGCCGGAGATGATCCAGTCAGGTGAGGCTGCGGAGCTTTTATAATTAACAAGATACTCCTTGCCGCCATAGCTGTAAGAGTGTTCCTGCGGATCGTCTTCTGTCCCGGCTTCCGCAAGCACCGGCTTCCAGGGAAATTTACTGCGGAACGGCCAGCTCGACTCCACTACCGCCTCCCCTTCACCGTTCACCAGGTAATAATTCCGGCCGGGCTGCTGTCCGCCCTGATTCAGCAGCTCACCGATCCGGCTCTCCCG encodes:
- a CDS encoding ROK family protein, with the protein product MQLIQEIIANPRAKEIYFTVRKYGTVSKQTLLDESGLTISTLTRILDELLSAGLLLEVGFGESTGGRRPTLYETNPAYAYLLGLEISRTRARLVLTDFHLRLLDEYTWNMDAALTPERLIESLHQQVLRMLESASTGLDRVAGLGIGAVGPLDRKAGVILNPARFPAPGWSQVQIKAQLEQRLSVPVYLDNGANTALLGEYWAGSSRMQHHLLYLHAGIGLRSAIMNDGRLLYGMIDTEGAAGQMIIEGSGLPPQLPGGNAGAWESYVSVHTLERQAREAWEQGSSTMLRDLAESAAELEFPHLVEALQARDPVAVRLFSEMAVYCGIGLANLINILHPEEVILGGPLFLAADDFYQEATRIALERTYYRGQYDVRFTRSSLGERSVAAGACAMVLLQLTS
- a CDS encoding MarR family winged helix-turn-helix transcriptional regulator — its product is MSIKEREEDGNPMEKRSIETIELEMAVLVRRLTSLTTYKKIGNLDRAAYLLLHQIAFHNGTAGVKALADEFQLDISTVSRQAAALEHKGYITRVPDPVDGRAYSLQITETGGEILESNRQVRHEIIGNLLVHWSDEERATFGGLLKKFNAAFQEEG
- a CDS encoding MarR family winged helix-turn-helix transcriptional regulator — its product is MNVDNDKHIDELMEAFQQFARMSWRKTTLWGLKPSEIRVLVSIQKGMKKDGGKGRTVSDLSKQLKVTSPTVTQMVNSLIAQGYAVRTPDSQDRRISDITLTDKGSELAGMAVAKARETFQGMIDHLGKERSEALRELLNEVYGYFDSLNSRENDF
- a CDS encoding MarR family transcriptional regulator, whose product is MSMHDCQENKLLITLENLKRLTPRSQSSDIMPHGEFVTMFVIHTAMKQQEAGGQGEEGPYPGLMVSKLSELMQVSRPTASQMVGTLEDKGFIERVMSETDRRVIYICLTDSGKAAFGSRMELYSDVLAEIIEKVGREEIDQLIATCGRLMEAVNEVRPRVVSNPPMEQHHRLNL
- a CDS encoding CBS domain-containing protein; amino-acid sequence: MKAHEFMIRQVYKVKQDDTVRTFIEKCIAHRISGMPVVNDRNEIVAYLSDGDIMRYIGRHEDLIVDSFFQINVFVGDNDEFEERTRRLLGLNVMAIAKKKVVTVHYEEEIEVIATILGKKQIKKVPVERNRVLVGIISRGDVIRHSFKALL
- a CDS encoding glycoside hydrolase family 130 protein codes for the protein MTLQVPAILQSAPFIRRYPGNPVLDASKVPYPTALVFNAGVTKFNGKYVMIFRNDYGSLADQTIEPHHTTDLGIAYSDDGLSWTAGPKPVFKMHDEEIIRAYDPRLTVIGRRCYMCFAVDTKHGIRGGIAVTDDLEHFEVLSLSTPDLRNMVLFPEKIGGNYVRLERPFTVYSRGGQDRFDAWISESPDLKYWGNSSLLLAVEHVPFANDKVGPAAPPVRTDKGWLTTFHAVDVDPARGKNGWEPAWKKRYTAGIMLLDLEDPRKVIGMAKQPLMAPETDYEIDGGFRNHVIFPGGMVLEDDGEVKIYYGSADTVECLATAHVDDLLRLCLEPEHR
- a CDS encoding carbohydrate-binding protein produces the protein MLKKLKLLSLIVCMLASLSAVVPLTARAAGTIVSYPLPSVYTTTSQYTVTADSTNIPVIDTSEVFVNYNYCNFSFSGSTTITITASEPINTYNISPKALGINATKSGNTLTFTLSSPTYLIVKINNLKDLVIAADALETNVPASSGSGIYNVKTGYGADSTGAALATTAIQNAINAANAAGGGIVYVPAGVYKSGNLVLKSNVSVYLEGGSVIRGSGNPSDYTTHFHKNSLGKDGTWFIYTETNANNIKIYGRGTIDGNGHYMRNTNNYLNNILVPLQCSNFTVDGITIRDSGGWATIVTRSNNVTFQNTKHFNNNELDYENDAIDIQESQNVLIKHTVAVSEDDTYSFKTWDVATTDIAANWPGSPESQSNVVVDDALAWSRCGAFKVGDGVKQLQDGIVVKNSYVYRCWRALAVGHLYGTPAAQNIIFDNIDVEGFWPRSGVHSRWFDLSAKTGPIKNVVYNNINLRALGEVSIMKGWSDTSTVSGVTLNNVRVGGVAVNNLTDLKITDTNSYAAEPKFNTLKFEAEGYNLSSGVISYEASTDGGLDVGGGSNGDYIAFKNVDFGSTAKTSLDLKVASANSGGRIEFHLDSPTGTMLGYWTAESTGGWQTWSVKNIPLNAGTAVGTHTVYVTFVKSDSTTVANLTWFQFK